The Ammospiza caudacuta isolate bAmmCau1 chromosome 17, bAmmCau1.pri, whole genome shotgun sequence genome has a segment encoding these proteins:
- the RADIL gene encoding ras-associating and dilute domain-containing protein: MFYGPSSSMAPPSKSRLKRQSRLFSQVLYRTLSYKDRGSAPAEDDPAELSTQLSAPGILKIFGGNICAGTNYKSVLVTGSSGARELVKEALERYGLSQLSAAQYALCDVIGRFQGPERQWQTEGLRVLGDHEKPLLIQDLWKPREGFSRRLELRRRAEVEEMAARDVDTTTAGINAQARKLQRHRARGARRAAGAERRGPPPALRRSLSETSLGSPARRAGSAAGAGGGARLQRHCSTLPGSPAAARSGGSSMRYSLYQSPHLLLLQGYSQQHDSLVYLLNREQHTVGQRTQASKPSISLSAPDILPLHCTIRKLRPSRHRSEEKLVLEPIAGAAVSINFSEVSRTVVLRHGDLLSLGLYYLLLYKDPMKAQPLPAQTLLRLRALHPEAPHVCGACGSLLRDRDPKKRGPSPGGGPRTPRRRLQLEFEPAAEDVLLRRIMSLIEPGGDDHKLTPAFLLCLCIQHSATNFEPGDFGQLLLKAAKMIQRTVWERTRELAEKQSQHQDPATLSRFTITDLLPDLQHIIFWMANAIEILYFVQQKSPTYIQSMEEELDIKGSKESLFSSTITASEEAMTVLEEVIMYTFQQCVYYISKCLYVSLPALLECNPFQSECREGWRGTPPLPEELRRVVLIYQAVLDLLHQYEVHPEITSQMFAYLFFFSNTLLFNQLLDKGSSLGCFHWSQGVKLRASVRLLLEWLHGAGFEQLSQQFFSKLASVANLLAMPGSQLVQMTWPSLRAEFPALSPAQLHRVLSQCQAVMDVGCISAWQPSEEESPATFQPDEVLESFDNHPPIILPSGGFKVDLEVETLDDNIYRHLLYIRHFLWSLQSKSPHSSEGLGSALPKKEACPTPEVLEVSEAPVPAPGSTIAIQEDFCCLGGCAEPQGNPKLCLATSTCPCEPPASEPQLQEKLQQLQLGRSPVPKGGTVPPDPSCLLTPPTTPLNFDSGSPESPQGTSKGLQDTRRNGMNGTKGSTPEGCSPTPYDYPTPESSSRSSATDDFCYVFVVELERGPIGLGMGLIDGVHTPLCSPGIYIRTLIEDSPAAADGRLSIGDRILAVNGTSLIGADYQSAVDLIRSGGKKLRFLVAKSDIEIAKKISSSSSSS, translated from the exons ATGTTTTATGGGCCGTCCTCCAGCATGGCTCCGCCGTCCAAGAGCCGCCTGAAGCGCCAGAGCCGCCTCTTCTCGCAGGTGCTCTACCGCACCCTGAGCTACAAGGACCGCGGCTCTGCGCCCGCCGAGGACGACCCGGCCGAGCTCTCCACCCAGCTCTCGGCCCCTGGCATCCTGAAAATCTTCGGGGGCAACATCTGCGCGGGCACCAACTACAAGAGCGTGCTGGTGACGGGCAGCTCGGGCGCGCGGGAGCTGGTGAAGGAGGCCCTGGAGCGCTACGGGCTGAGCCAGCTCAGCGCCGCGCAGTACGCGCTCTGCGACGTCATCGGCCGCTTCCAGGGCCCCGAGAGGCAGTGGCAGACTGAGGGGCTCAGGGTGCTGGGCGACCACGAGAAGCCCCTGCTCATCCAGGACCTCTGGAAGCCCAGGGAGGGCTTCTCGCGCCGGCTGGAGCTGCGCAGGAGGGCCGAGGTGGAGGAGATGGCGGCCAGGGATGTGGACACCACCACTGCAG GCATCAACGCCCAGGCGCGGAAGCTGCAGCGGCACCGGGCGCGGGGggcccggcgggcggcgggcgcggagcggcgcGGGCCCCCCCCGGCCCTGCGGCGCAGCCTCAGCGAGACCAGCCTGGGGAGCCCGGCTcggcgggcgggcagcgcggccggggccggcggcggggcccggctcCAGCGGCACTGCTCCACCCTGCCCGGCAGCCCGGCGGCGGCGCggagcggcggcagcagcatGCGGTACTCCCTCTACCAGTCCCcgcacctcctgctcctgcagggctaCAGCCAGCAGCAT GACAGCCTGGTGTACCTGCTGAACCGCGAGCAGCACACGGTGGGCCAGAGGACGCAGGCCAGCAAGCCCAGCATCAGCCTGTCCGCCCCCGACATCCTGCCCCTGCACTGCACCATCAGGAAGCTCCGACCTTCGCGGCACCGCTCGGAGGAGAAGCTGGTGCTGGAGCCCATCGCCGGCGCCGCCGTCTCCATCAACTTCTCCGAGGTGTCCCGGACGGTGGTGCTGCGGCACGGGGACCTGCTGTCCCTCGGCCTCTACTACCTGCTGCTCTACAAGGACCCCATGAAGGCGCAGCCGCTGCCGGCGCAGACCCTTCTGAGGCTGCGGGCCCTGCACCCCGAGGCTCCGCACGTGTGCGGGGCGTGCGGCAGcctgctgagggacagggaccccaaaaagcGGGGCCCATCACCCGGTGGCGGCCCCAGGACGCCCcgcaggaggctgcagctggagtTCGAGCCGGCGGCCGAGGATGTGCTGCTGCGGCGCATCATGAGCCTCATCGAGCCCGGAGGGGACGACCATAAGCTGACACCTgccttcctgctctgcctctgcatcCAGCACTCGGCCACCAACTTTGAGCCGGGAGACTtcgggcagctgctgctgaaagcgGCCAAAATGATCCAGAGGACGGTGTGG gagcgGACACGGGAGCTGGCTGAAAAGCAATCCCAGCA CCAGGACCCTGCCACCCTGTCCCGCTTCACCATCACAGACCTCCTCCCAGACCTGCAGCACATCATCTTCTGGATGGCCAATGCCATCGAGATCCTCTACTTTGTCCAGCAGAAATCACCCACCTACATCCAGAGCATGGAGGAAGAGCTGGACATCAAAG gctccaAGGAATCTCTGTTCTCCTCGACCATCACGGCCAGCGAGGAGGCGATGACAGTGCTGGAGGAGGTGATCATGTACACCTTCCAGCAGTGTGTCTACTACATCTCCAAG tgtcTGTACGTGTCGCTCCCGGCCCTGCTGGAGTGCAACCCCTTCCAGAGCGAGTGCCGGGAGGGCTGGCGCGGGACTCCGCCCCTGCCCGAGGAGCTCCGCAGGGTCGTGCTCATCTACCAGGCCGTGCTGGACCTGCTGCACCAGTACGAAGTGCACCCCGAGATCACCTCCCAGATGTTTGCCTAcctcttcttcttctctaaCACCCTGCTCTTCAACCAGCTCCTGGATAAGG gctcctccctgggctgcttcCACTGGTCCCAGGGGGTGAAGCTGCGGGCCAGCGTGCGGCTGCTCCTGGAATGGCTGCACGGCGCCGGCTTCgagcagctctcccagcagttCTTCTCCAAACTGGCCAGCGTGGCCAACCTGCTGGCCATGCCCGGCTCCCAGCTGGTGCAG ATGACCTGGCCATCCTTGCGAGCCGAGTTCCCAGCGCTGAGCCCTGCGCAGCTGCACCGGGTGCTGagccagtgccaggctgtgaTGGACGTGGGCTGCATCTCAGCATGGCAGCCCAGTGAGGAGGAGAGCCCAGCCACCTTCCAGCCTG ATGAGGTGCTGGAGTCCTTTGACAACCACCCACCCATCATCCTGCCCAGTGGGGGCTTCAAAGTGGACCTGGAGGTGGAGACATTGGACGACAACATCTACAGACACCTCCTTTACATCCGCCACTTCCTCTGGAGCCTGCAGAGCAAGAGCCCCCACagcagtgaggggctgggctcagcactCCCTAAG AAAGAGGCATGCCCGACGCCAGAGGTGCTGGAGGTGAGCGAGGCCCCGGTGCCCGCCCCGGGCAGCACCATCGCCATCCAGGAGGATTTTTGCTGCCtggggggctgtgctgagccacaGGGGAACCCCAAACTCTGCCTGGCCACCAGCACCTGCCCCTGCGAGCCCCCCGCCAGCgagccccagctccaggagaagctccagcagctacagctgggcaggagcccgGTGCCCAAGGGTGGCACGgtgcccccagacccctcctgCCTGCTGACACCACCCACCACCCCCCTGAACTTCGACTCGGGCAGCCCGGAGTCACCGCAGGGCACCAGCAAAGGGCTGCAGGACACCCGGAGGAACGGCATGAACGGCACCAAAGGCAGCACCCCTGAAG GCTGTTCCCCGACCCCCTATGATTACCCCACGCCGGAGTCCTCCAGCCGCAGCTCTGCCACTGATGACTTCTGCTACGTCTTCGTggtggagctggagaggggacCCATcgggctggggatggggctgatCGATGGCGTG cacaccCCTCTGTGCTCCCCGGGGATCTACATCCGCACCCTGATCGAGGACAGCCCCGCAGCTGCCGACGGCAGGCTCTCCATTGGGGACAGGATCCTGGCTGTCAACGGCACCAGCCTCATCGGGGCAGACTACCAGAG tgctgtggatCTCATCCGCTCCGGGGGGAAGAAGCTGCGGTTTCTGGTTGCCAAGTCGGACATTGAAATAGCCAAAAAGATCAGttccagctcctcttcctcctag